The following proteins are encoded in a genomic region of Thiomicrospira sp. R3:
- a CDS encoding zinc ABC transporter substrate-binding protein — MISTTNIVHDLVKEIGGEKIQAESLMGPNIDPHYYRASFGDMRKLSRADLIFYNGLGLEGRMQDVLKNLSAFRPSYALSQFIDDQLFIVEQSVYDPHFWMDARLWKQAARGVAQTLIHHLPEHQDYFTQRLEHYLNELEALHNWITQQIKTLPEAQRLLISAHDAFGYYGAAYGLEVMGLQGINTTSEVGLKDLRLMKDIIQQRQVKAVFVEASVPDRAIKSLIAGIKAEGGDLKLGGKLLSDALGAPNTSTDSYIGMMRHNTQTLVKALK; from the coding sequence GTGATTAGTACCACTAATATTGTCCACGATCTGGTTAAAGAAATTGGTGGAGAGAAAATTCAAGCCGAATCGTTAATGGGACCGAACATTGATCCACACTACTACCGCGCAAGCTTTGGTGATATGCGCAAGTTATCACGTGCTGATCTCATTTTTTATAATGGTTTAGGGCTTGAGGGGCGAATGCAAGACGTCTTGAAAAACCTAAGTGCATTTAGACCGAGTTATGCATTAAGCCAGTTTATTGATGACCAGTTATTTATCGTAGAACAATCCGTGTATGACCCTCATTTTTGGATGGATGCCCGTTTATGGAAACAAGCCGCCAGAGGTGTTGCGCAAACACTTATTCACCATTTACCCGAACACCAAGACTATTTTACCCAACGTTTAGAGCACTATTTAAATGAGCTTGAAGCGCTGCATAACTGGATTACTCAACAAATCAAAACACTCCCTGAAGCGCAGCGCCTCCTGATTAGCGCACACGATGCGTTTGGCTATTATGGCGCAGCCTATGGCTTAGAAGTGATGGGACTGCAAGGCATCAACACCACCTCTGAAGTCGGTTTAAAAGACTTGCGTCTAATGAAAGACATTATTCAACAGCGCCAAGTCAAAGCGGTATTTGTTGAGGCCAGTGTACCGGATCGCGCGATTAAATCACTGATTGCAGGCATTAAAGCAGAAGGCGGTGATTTAAAACTCGGCGGCAAATTGCTATCAGACGCACTCGGGGCACCAAACACGTCCACAGACAGCTACATCGGCATGATGCGCCACAACACCCAAACACTTGTAAAGGCTTTAAAGTGA
- a CDS encoding TonB-dependent receptor, translated as MSFKLKKIAVALSLAAPTSLFIVSGYAQAEAVSTLERISVVQTGSIMSQTENAVVRPIAVIEGEEMEKRRAGTIGEALDGLPGISNADFGPGVGRPVIRGLQGSRVAVLEDGSRVSDVSGEGADHAVASSTLRADSVEVIRGPATLLYGSGASGGVVNVVSGRFSPIIGDQINGTAQASYGTNNHDRRAGVALELPFSEQMAVRVDMDARQTGNASIKGFQTLDGEGKKGELLNSDVENQNLAITGVYAGKRGFLGIGFSQWIADYGIPEPDYPDDYDRIEAESKRFDLRAELYDPLPGFNTARFNLAYTDFYQEEWEYEDGKKEDLEAIFKQKELDLRLELTHDPIGDWSGVVGLNFNNVKFEAEDDGEAFFIRPSERNAIGVFSVQERPMSWGQFEIGLRLGYDQFNPETVKDNAVDEVVYRGQTITFNENLSNQNFLTTGIALGALFDLDSAHKLRLGISRSEAAPGPEQLYAFGRHGAAGTFEIGNPDLKKETYLNTELSLMRQHASLRYEATAFANFVDNFIYYRNDENNRRVNGDGFTDPAGELLVYNEQADAFFYGVELSGAIDLATSLPLTLRASGDYLRGELRDGGNLPRMTPPRVGLGADTHWSDFKLSVDYRYNLKQTRTAEAEETTDSFATLGFDLAYHPANIKDLRLFLQARNLTNENGRLHQSFFKNEAPITGRNFTAGVRYQF; from the coding sequence ATGTCATTTAAACTTAAAAAAATAGCGGTGGCACTGTCATTAGCCGCGCCTACCTCATTATTCATTGTGTCGGGTTATGCGCAAGCCGAAGCGGTTTCAACCTTAGAGCGTATTTCAGTGGTACAAACCGGTTCGATTATGAGTCAGACCGAAAACGCAGTGGTGCGCCCGATTGCGGTGATTGAAGGCGAAGAGATGGAAAAACGCCGCGCTGGCACGATTGGCGAGGCGCTTGACGGTTTGCCGGGGATTAGTAATGCGGATTTTGGCCCAGGTGTCGGCCGCCCAGTGATTCGTGGGTTGCAGGGTTCACGCGTTGCGGTACTTGAAGATGGTTCTCGGGTCAGTGACGTGTCGGGTGAAGGCGCGGATCATGCGGTGGCCAGCTCGACCTTGCGCGCCGATTCGGTCGAAGTGATTCGTGGTCCGGCCACCTTGCTTTATGGGTCAGGCGCATCCGGTGGGGTAGTGAATGTGGTATCCGGTCGGTTTAGCCCGATTATTGGCGATCAGATTAACGGCACGGCGCAAGCCTCTTATGGCACCAATAACCATGACCGTCGTGCAGGCGTTGCGCTTGAACTACCCTTTAGTGAACAAATGGCGGTGCGTGTCGATATGGATGCCCGACAAACGGGCAATGCCTCGATCAAGGGTTTTCAAACCCTTGATGGCGAGGGCAAAAAAGGTGAGCTGCTTAATAGTGATGTCGAAAACCAAAACCTTGCAATTACAGGTGTCTATGCTGGCAAACGTGGCTTTTTGGGCATAGGCTTTAGTCAATGGATCGCGGATTACGGCATTCCAGAGCCAGATTACCCTGATGACTATGATCGCATCGAAGCCGAGTCGAAGCGCTTTGATCTGCGCGCTGAACTTTATGACCCGCTGCCTGGCTTCAATACCGCACGGTTTAATTTAGCCTATACCGACTTCTATCAGGAAGAGTGGGAGTATGAAGACGGCAAAAAAGAAGACCTGGAAGCGATCTTTAAACAAAAAGAATTGGACCTACGCTTGGAATTGACCCATGACCCGATTGGGGATTGGTCGGGTGTGGTTGGTTTAAACTTTAACAATGTAAAATTTGAAGCCGAAGACGATGGCGAAGCCTTTTTTATTCGTCCAAGCGAACGTAATGCGATTGGCGTTTTTAGCGTGCAAGAACGTCCTATGTCTTGGGGGCAATTCGAAATTGGATTACGTCTAGGTTATGACCAGTTTAATCCTGAGACCGTCAAGGATAATGCGGTTGACGAAGTTGTTTATCGTGGTCAGACAATCACCTTTAATGAAAACCTATCCAATCAAAACTTTCTCACCACCGGGATTGCGCTCGGTGCATTATTTGACTTGGACAGTGCGCATAAATTACGCCTAGGCATCAGTCGTTCTGAAGCCGCACCAGGCCCGGAACAGCTGTATGCCTTTGGTCGCCACGGTGCCGCGGGCACTTTTGAAATCGGTAACCCGGATCTTAAAAAAGAAACCTACCTCAATACTGAACTAAGTTTAATGCGCCAACACGCAAGCCTGCGCTATGAAGCGACGGCTTTTGCTAATTTTGTTGATAACTTTATCTATTATCGTAATGACGAAAACAATCGACGCGTGAATGGTGATGGATTCACCGATCCAGCTGGCGAACTACTGGTTTATAATGAGCAGGCGGATGCTTTTTTCTATGGTGTTGAACTCAGTGGCGCCATAGATCTTGCCACCAGCCTACCCTTGACCTTGCGCGCCAGTGGTGACTATCTTCGTGGCGAATTGCGTGATGGCGGCAACCTGCCTCGCATGACCCCGCCGCGTGTTGGCTTGGGTGCGGATACCCACTGGAGTGACTTTAAATTGAGCGTCGATTATCGTTATAACCTAAAGCAAACCAGAACAGCCGAAGCTGAAGAAACCACTGATAGCTTTGCGACATTGGGCTTTGATTTAGCCTACCACCCTGCAAACATCAAGGACTTGCGTTTGTTTTTACAAGCTCGCAACCTAACCAATGAAAATGGTCGTTTACACCAAAGCTTCTTTAAAAACGAAGCGCCGATTACGGGTCGCAACTTCACCGCCGGTGTGCGCTACCAGTTTTAG
- a CDS encoding DnaJ domain-containing protein: MKFIKYLLVILAFILIKLFGWMFKGTRKTMDIGVDAYKSVKNSDSFNEAYKNFATNKYAKARLSLPEEIIALMAKIAVSDGKISELEVEYMSDTIKSIAHAMKSAGVNQVLIDQVKKRLFALANRAKRDDNPVSYYCYALSRSAVEVRTGALLQIISFASLDGLSEKTKVVLIEIGEHLAFTPSHIEHLIEQVYGSARGSIYQKDPYEVLGCSEGDDFSTVKKVYRKLVKQTHPDFMHGQGLDDKEIKAATEKMQEINAAYEEIKRRKGV, encoded by the coding sequence ATGAAGTTTATTAAATATCTTTTAGTAATCCTTGCTTTTATTTTAATCAAGCTGTTTGGTTGGATGTTTAAAGGTACACGTAAAACCATGGATATTGGTGTAGATGCCTACAAATCCGTTAAAAACAGCGACAGCTTTAATGAAGCCTATAAAAACTTTGCGACTAATAAATACGCCAAAGCACGCTTAAGTCTTCCTGAAGAAATCATTGCATTGATGGCTAAAATCGCTGTCAGTGATGGAAAAATTAGTGAACTTGAAGTTGAATACATGAGCGACACCATCAAATCCATTGCGCATGCAATGAAATCAGCGGGTGTCAATCAGGTGTTAATTGATCAAGTAAAAAAAAGGTTGTTTGCGCTGGCAAACCGTGCCAAACGTGATGACAATCCGGTTTCTTATTACTGTTATGCACTCAGTCGTTCAGCCGTTGAAGTGAGAACAGGGGCTTTATTGCAAATTATCTCATTTGCATCCCTTGACGGCTTATCCGAAAAAACAAAAGTAGTATTGATTGAAATAGGTGAACATTTAGCCTTTACTCCGTCTCACATTGAACATCTTATCGAGCAGGTTTACGGTTCAGCGAGAGGCTCAATTTACCAAAAAGATCCATACGAAGTACTTGGCTGTAGTGAGGGTGATGACTTTTCAACCGTTAAAAAAGTATATCGAAAACTCGTAAAACAAACCCATCCCGACTTTATGCATGGGCAGGGTTTAGACGATAAAGAAATTAAAGCAGCAACTGAAAAGATGCAAGAGATCAATGCGGCTTATGAAGAAATTAAACGACGAAAAGGTGTTTAG
- a CDS encoding metal ABC transporter permease — protein sequence MSLWQDANFIWVLTGTLLLGISAATIGGMAVLRQRALIGDVLAHAALPGIMMAFILFESTQPGLVVFSALLSSLLGYYVIQFLTQKTKIKTDTAMAVVLSLFFAVGLMLLSFIQNSTMENKSGLDKLLFGQAAAMNANDVNWLIVITLLALSYLVIVFHKLRLISFDPIYAQSLGLKLKRYELSFALVLVFTIVIGLQIVGVILMAAALLIPISIARFWSQSLPVLLWLAALFAMISALISTQLSMQIANMPTGPWMVVILGVLFALSWALSRGWVLTKKRAQTAGIKADV from the coding sequence ATGAGTTTGTGGCAAGATGCAAATTTTATTTGGGTGCTGACAGGCACCCTGCTGCTTGGGATAAGTGCCGCGACTATAGGTGGCATGGCGGTATTACGCCAACGCGCGCTTATTGGTGATGTATTAGCCCATGCCGCCCTGCCTGGCATTATGATGGCGTTTATTTTATTTGAATCTACCCAACCAGGCCTGGTGGTGTTTTCTGCGTTACTCAGCAGCTTACTCGGTTATTATGTGATTCAGTTTTTAACCCAGAAGACTAAAATAAAAACCGATACCGCGATGGCGGTGGTGTTGTCGCTGTTTTTTGCGGTTGGCTTAATGTTATTGTCGTTTATCCAAAACTCAACGATGGAAAATAAATCAGGCTTAGATAAACTGCTATTCGGTCAAGCGGCCGCGATGAACGCGAACGATGTCAATTGGCTGATTGTCATCACCCTGCTCGCGCTGAGTTATCTAGTGATTGTTTTTCACAAACTCCGATTGATTAGTTTTGACCCCATTTATGCGCAAAGCTTAGGGCTAAAATTGAAGCGCTATGAATTGAGTTTTGCCTTGGTGCTGGTATTCACCATTGTGATTGGTTTGCAGATTGTCGGGGTAATTCTGATGGCGGCGGCCTTACTCATCCCGATTAGCATTGCGCGTTTTTGGTCACAATCTCTGCCTGTTTTGCTTTGGCTTGCGGCGCTGTTTGCGATGATCAGCGCCCTAATAAGCACCCAGCTTTCAATGCAAATCGCCAATATGCCGACTGGACCCTGGATGGTGGTGATTCTGGGTGTGTTGTTTGCTTTGTCATGGGCCTTGTCACGGGGATGGGTTTTAACCAAGAAACGCGCCCAAACCGCAGGGATCAAAGCAGATGTATGA
- a CDS encoding type II secretion system protein: MFKKFKSKPVSKQPKKYSGFTLIELAVVMVIVGIITAGAFAGLSAMREASKFTEDQRKLADIKSALLRFVAVNHYLPCPDTSGDGSEDRLGSSCSATSGDLPYLDLGTHGLNAYGLRFRYIVNHYADNADKTQNKGQSASYFGLVCPSLPCFEKETPPTANVDGLGNYRIAESSASGARVLANHVPLVVISLGQNGCNDVVGYEAHNCSPNGHVIVAAADQNNTFYQAQPSRNQFDDLLMWVSSFEIKHYAGTLNP; this comes from the coding sequence ATGTTTAAAAAATTTAAATCCAAACCTGTGTCGAAGCAGCCAAAGAAATATTCGGGCTTTACTTTGATTGAGTTAGCGGTTGTTATGGTCATTGTTGGCATTATCACAGCTGGCGCCTTTGCTGGCTTAAGTGCCATGCGCGAAGCTAGCAAATTCACTGAAGATCAACGTAAGTTAGCCGATATCAAGTCGGCCTTATTGCGTTTCGTTGCAGTTAATCACTATTTACCTTGTCCAGATACAAGCGGTGATGGGTCAGAGGATCGGTTAGGGTCAAGCTGTAGTGCAACCTCTGGTGACTTGCCCTACCTTGATCTTGGCACTCATGGTCTTAACGCCTATGGGTTGCGATTCCGCTATATTGTTAACCATTATGCTGATAATGCTGATAAAACTCAGAATAAAGGCCAAAGCGCCAGTTATTTTGGTTTGGTTTGCCCATCCCTCCCCTGCTTTGAAAAGGAAACCCCGCCCACAGCTAATGTTGATGGTTTAGGCAATTACCGTATCGCCGAATCGAGCGCTAGCGGTGCGCGCGTGTTGGCTAATCATGTACCATTGGTGGTTATTTCACTTGGTCAAAATGGATGCAACGATGTTGTTGGCTACGAAGCGCATAACTGTAGTCCCAATGGGCATGTTATTGTTGCTGCTGCTGACCAAAATAACACCTTTTACCAGGCACAACCCAGTCGGAATCAATTTGATGATCTACTGATGTGGGTATCAAGTTTTGAAATAAAACATTATGCTGGGACATTGAACCCTTAA
- the glnL gene encoding nitrogen regulation protein NR(II): MQLTPRNVAWDELLDGLATAVIWVDDQQKIGYLNIAAAQLLQVSTRRIIGVAWKVLLPGLVDDLTSFGEQRLTIHEYQIHLPDLQRVRVSCTFSCYEVGGGWLVELFNTERHHRIVEEDERWHQYEAGNILVKTLAHEVKNPLAGIYGAAQLLQKRFQDDQKAISFLDVISKEVQRLKNLVDSMLGPRQTAEKEWHNIHEVIRHVLRVTKPELSQKIQVMLDYDPSIPEIRMDFETMIQAFLNLIKNAMQAMEGLTGLITIRTRVERKFTLGTQAFPLVAVVSIHDEGSGIPKEVFDSMFYPMVSSKKAGTGLGLPVSQNIIRQHGGLIVAESEVGHTVFHVYIPFDRGEK, encoded by the coding sequence ATGCAATTAACCCCGAGAAATGTAGCTTGGGATGAGTTGTTAGATGGCTTAGCGACGGCGGTGATTTGGGTTGATGACCAGCAGAAAATCGGGTATTTGAATATTGCGGCTGCCCAACTGTTACAGGTCAGCACACGTCGTATTATTGGGGTGGCTTGGAAAGTATTGTTACCAGGCCTGGTGGATGATTTAACCAGTTTTGGTGAGCAGCGCTTAACCATTCATGAATATCAAATCCACTTACCCGATTTACAGCGTGTTCGAGTCAGCTGTACGTTTTCATGTTATGAAGTTGGTGGGGGTTGGCTGGTTGAGCTGTTTAATACCGAGCGTCATCATCGTATTGTTGAAGAAGATGAGCGTTGGCATCAATATGAGGCAGGAAATATATTGGTTAAAACCCTTGCCCATGAAGTTAAAAATCCACTGGCTGGCATCTATGGTGCGGCGCAATTATTGCAAAAACGGTTTCAAGACGATCAAAAAGCGATCAGTTTTTTGGACGTGATTTCTAAAGAAGTCCAACGTTTAAAAAACCTGGTGGATTCAATGCTAGGTCCGCGCCAAACCGCTGAAAAAGAATGGCACAATATCCATGAAGTCATCCGTCATGTATTACGTGTTACTAAGCCTGAACTCTCACAAAAGATTCAAGTGATGCTGGACTATGACCCCTCAATTCCCGAAATTAGAATGGATTTTGAAACCATGATTCAAGCCTTTCTCAATTTAATAAAAAATGCGATGCAAGCTATGGAGGGGTTAACTGGTCTTATCACTATTCGTACCCGTGTTGAACGAAAATTCACGCTGGGCACTCAAGCTTTTCCATTGGTCGCAGTGGTGAGTATTCATGATGAAGGTTCAGGTATTCCAAAAGAAGTATTTGATTCCATGTTCTATCCGATGGTCAGCAGTAAAAAAGCAGGCACTGGATTGGGCTTACCTGTCTCACAAAATATTATCCGTCAACACGGGGGCTTAATCGTGGCAGAAAGTGAGGTTGGTCACACTGTATTCCATGTGTATATTCCATTTGATAGAGGTGAGAAGTGA
- a CDS encoding metal-dependent transcriptional regulator gives MSASKAIEDYLKCIYKLEDPQVQDKGVHTSAIASRLGIAQASVSNMIKKLSDQDYVEYEPYYGVSLTDSGRHVALQMIRRHRVIEQYLVERLNYLWDEVDEEAEILEHAVSDKLVNAMWLALGQPSHDPHGSPIPDADGLITPQNLLALTELEVGKPAKLARIKNRSPEELRYLSSIGLAMGVELIVQSKAPFNGPLMLEVAGATHALDHRMACALMVEDE, from the coding sequence ATGTCAGCGTCGAAAGCCATCGAAGACTATTTAAAATGTATTTATAAGCTTGAAGACCCTCAGGTGCAAGACAAAGGCGTGCATACTTCAGCCATTGCTAGCCGTTTAGGGATAGCGCAGGCGTCGGTTTCTAATATGATCAAGAAGTTATCTGACCAAGATTATGTAGAGTATGAACCCTATTACGGGGTGTCTCTGACCGATTCGGGGCGTCATGTGGCATTGCAAATGATTCGTCGCCACCGGGTGATTGAGCAGTATTTGGTTGAACGGCTTAATTACCTGTGGGATGAAGTTGATGAAGAGGCTGAAATTTTAGAGCATGCTGTCAGTGATAAGCTAGTTAATGCAATGTGGCTGGCACTCGGTCAACCTTCGCATGACCCGCATGGTTCGCCTATTCCTGATGCAGATGGCTTAATAACCCCCCAAAATCTATTGGCACTTACTGAGCTTGAGGTAGGTAAACCGGCTAAATTAGCTCGAATAAAAAATCGCTCACCTGAAGAACTCAGGTATTTATCATCTATTGGTTTGGCCATGGGGGTTGAGTTAATTGTGCAATCCAAAGCGCCGTTTAATGGCCCTTTAATGCTGGAGGTAGCAGGCGCCACTCATGCGCTTGATCACCGTATGGCCTGTGCATTAATGGTTGAGGATGAGTGA
- the ntrC gene encoding nitrogen regulation protein NR(I), translating into MIDKNKKIDQPNPIVWIVDDDASIRWVLEAALEDKPFIIKSFDTPTIALKNLEAFAPTVIVSDIRMPDMDGLTFMEAIHEFDKTIPVIIMTAHADLNTAVRSYQSKAFEYLPKPFDLDEAISLIERAIKRHLSGGRTPRSRKEVASTKQPLKIIGAAPSMQEVFRIIGRVSQLDVTVLVNGETGTGKELIAQALHELSPRADKPFVALNTAAIPRELLESELFGHEKGSFTGAHSQRVGRFEQANGGTLFLDEIGDMPVDLQTRLLRVLNDGSFYRVGGRNPIKADVRIVAATHQNMEQLVREGRFREDLLYRLNIIRIKIPPLRERREDIALLLKFYMYKEAKALKLEEKQFEKDVVSFLSSLPWPGNVRQLRSLCTWLTIMAPDKMVHMEDLPLELRTGTQGLDMLDTANSQDWQAGLRLWADAFLASGNQGLHTQAEPLFEKVLIEAAMKASHFHRQQAAAILGWGRNTLTRKTQALGMD; encoded by the coding sequence GTGATCGATAAAAATAAGAAAATAGATCAACCTAATCCGATTGTTTGGATTGTGGATGATGATGCTTCGATTCGTTGGGTGTTGGAGGCAGCGCTTGAAGATAAGCCTTTTATTATTAAATCATTTGATACCCCGACCATTGCATTAAAAAACCTCGAAGCCTTTGCGCCAACGGTCATTGTGAGTGATATTCGGATGCCGGATATGGATGGCTTGACGTTTATGGAAGCAATTCATGAATTTGATAAAACGATTCCAGTGATTATTATGACCGCACATGCAGATCTGAATACGGCCGTGCGTTCTTACCAAAGTAAAGCGTTTGAATACCTACCTAAACCGTTTGATTTAGACGAAGCGATTAGCCTGATTGAGCGCGCGATTAAGCGCCACCTTTCTGGTGGGCGAACCCCGCGAAGTCGAAAAGAGGTCGCAAGCACAAAGCAACCGCTCAAGATTATCGGCGCCGCGCCTTCAATGCAAGAGGTTTTTCGCATTATCGGGCGGGTATCACAGCTTGATGTAACGGTGCTAGTAAACGGCGAAACCGGTACCGGTAAAGAACTGATTGCTCAGGCTTTGCATGAATTGAGTCCCCGTGCGGATAAACCTTTTGTGGCACTCAATACCGCGGCTATTCCTCGTGAATTGCTTGAGTCTGAGTTGTTTGGCCATGAAAAGGGTTCGTTTACCGGTGCGCATTCGCAAAGGGTGGGACGCTTTGAGCAAGCCAATGGCGGCACTTTATTTTTGGATGAGATTGGCGATATGCCGGTTGATTTACAAACGCGCTTACTGCGGGTGTTAAATGACGGGAGCTTTTATCGCGTGGGAGGGCGTAACCCCATTAAAGCCGATGTGCGAATTGTGGCCGCAACGCATCAAAATATGGAGCAACTAGTGCGTGAAGGGCGTTTCCGTGAAGACTTGCTTTATCGCTTAAATATTATCCGCATCAAGATTCCACCCTTGCGTGAGCGCCGTGAAGACATCGCATTACTTTTAAAGTTCTATATGTATAAAGAAGCCAAGGCATTGAAATTAGAAGAAAAACAATTTGAAAAAGACGTGGTTAGTTTTTTATCAAGCCTACCCTGGCCGGGCAATGTTCGCCAACTGCGCAGCCTGTGCACCTGGTTAACCATTATGGCGCCCGATAAAATGGTGCACATGGAAGACTTACCGCTCGAATTACGAACAGGTACGCAGGGTTTAGACATGCTCGATACCGCTAATAGTCAAGATTGGCAAGCAGGCCTGCGTCTTTGGGCTGATGCGTTTTTAGCCTCAGGCAACCAAGGCCTGCATACCCAAGCCGAACCCCTATTTGAAAAAGTATTAATTGAAGCCGCGATGAAAGCTAGTCACTTCCACCGTCAACAAGCAGCGGCCATTTTGGGTTGGGGGCGTAATACCCTAACCCGCAAAACGCAAGCCTTGGGTATGGATTGA
- a CDS encoding SDR family oxidoreductase, producing the protein MASYPELEGKRVLITGASSGIGAGMAKTLAEQGAQLVLHYCHNQVGIEKTLAKVSAIGAQAKVVWGDFRDYASLGNVFNQAWLSFNGLDALVNNAGIVTKSTALKDIEGTAFNETLAVNLQAPYRLSSLFAKACMDAKQPGVVINNSSIHGQQTCEWFSAYAASKAGLDAMMKVMAVEWGQYGIRVNNLAPGVVPVERTFDILNQPKMAQKWMKTLPLNRYGSVEEMGQATAFLLSDAAAWMTGSILTIDGGLIARGGYPQRDV; encoded by the coding sequence ATGGCGAGCTACCCAGAACTTGAAGGAAAACGTGTATTGATTACCGGCGCATCAAGTGGAATAGGTGCCGGTATGGCGAAAACCCTCGCTGAGCAGGGCGCTCAGTTAGTGCTTCATTATTGTCACAATCAAGTTGGGATTGAAAAAACCCTTGCTAAGGTTAGCGCCATCGGCGCGCAAGCCAAGGTAGTTTGGGGTGATTTTCGCGATTATGCCAGTTTGGGCAACGTCTTTAACCAGGCCTGGTTGAGCTTTAATGGGCTAGATGCCTTGGTTAACAATGCGGGAATTGTTACAAAATCCACCGCGCTGAAGGATATAGAAGGCACGGCCTTTAATGAAACCTTAGCGGTTAATTTACAAGCGCCTTATCGATTAAGTAGCTTGTTTGCCAAAGCCTGTATGGATGCCAAACAGCCAGGGGTCGTGATTAATAACTCTAGCATTCATGGGCAGCAAACGTGCGAATGGTTCAGTGCCTATGCTGCATCGAAAGCCGGTTTAGATGCCATGATGAAAGTGATGGCGGTAGAATGGGGGCAATATGGCATAAGAGTGAATAACCTTGCTCCCGGCGTTGTGCCTGTTGAACGCACGTTTGATATTCTTAACCAACCTAAGATGGCTCAAAAATGGATGAAAACCTTGCCTCTAAATCGCTATGGTTCGGTTGAGGAGATGGGGCAAGCTACGGCTTTCTTGTTAAGTGATGCCGCGGCATGGATGACAGGCAGTATCCTCACTATTGATGGTGGTCTTATCGCACGCGGTGGTTATCCTCAGCGTGATGTTTGA
- a CDS encoding metal ABC transporter ATP-binding protein, with the protein MNAIETQHLSLGYNQFILKDISIQLPAAQRIAIIGPNGAGKSTFLKGLINLLPLRQGQVRFLDDANPASALAYVPQREEVDWDFPINVFDVVMMGRHGQLKFWQRPNKQDHDLVRQSLEKVGMLDFASRQISQLSGGQQQRVFIARALAQQAPITLMDEPFAGVDMATENALVALFAELKAQNQTLVCVHHDLNTLARYFDWVVMINGALIASGPINQALTLDNLQKTFEGRLPLLENLHLSEPSL; encoded by the coding sequence GTGAACGCCATTGAAACCCAACACTTATCTTTAGGCTATAACCAATTTATCTTAAAAGATATCTCTATTCAATTACCCGCTGCGCAACGTATTGCCATTATCGGGCCGAACGGCGCAGGCAAGTCCACCTTTTTAAAAGGTCTAATTAACCTGCTACCTTTACGGCAAGGTCAGGTGCGTTTTTTAGACGATGCAAACCCCGCCTCTGCACTAGCTTATGTCCCACAGCGTGAAGAGGTGGATTGGGACTTTCCGATTAATGTGTTTGATGTCGTGATGATGGGGCGCCATGGTCAGCTTAAATTTTGGCAACGACCCAACAAACAAGATCACGACCTTGTGCGTCAAAGCCTTGAAAAGGTGGGCATGCTCGATTTCGCTTCGCGTCAAATCAGCCAACTTTCAGGCGGTCAACAACAGCGGGTTTTTATTGCCCGCGCGCTAGCTCAACAAGCACCGATTACCCTGATGGACGAGCCTTTTGCCGGTGTGGATATGGCAACGGAGAATGCGCTAGTTGCCTTGTTCGCCGAACTCAAAGCGCAAAACCAAACACTGGTTTGTGTGCATCACGACCTCAACACCCTTGCGCGTTATTTTGATTGGGTGGTGATGATTAATGGCGCTCTAATCGCGAGTGGACCCATCAACCAAGCACTCACCCTAGACAACTTACAAAAGACCTTCGAGGGGCGCCTGCCGCTGCTTGAAAACCTTCATCTGAGCGAGCCTAGCCTATGA